A stretch of the Glycine soja cultivar W05 chromosome 13, ASM419377v2, whole genome shotgun sequence genome encodes the following:
- the LOC114382529 gene encoding uncharacterized protein LOC114382529, which translates to MIKIKSTSTSGACQHCSWNKTLKMKFLDWYLKIGVVSALVGASMELFMIKTGFYDKVTVLESEKRAWENSPDAQAIREALNPWRQIDTEKTKKS; encoded by the exons AtgatcaaaatcaaatcaaCGTCAACCTCAGGCGCATGCCAGCATTGCTCTTGGAATAAAACG TTGAAAATGAAGTTTCTTGATTGGTACCTGAAGATTGGGGTTGTGTCGGCTCTGgttggggcttctatggagttGTTCATGATCAAAACTGGATTCT ATGACAAAGTAACTGTTTTGGAGTCAGAAAAGCGTGCCTGGGAGAATTCGCCTGATGCTCAGGCAATTAGAGAAGCTCTAAACCCCTGGAGACAGATTGACacagaaaaaacaaagaagTCCTGA
- the LOC114382497 gene encoding soluble inorganic pyrophosphatase 4-like — MAPPIETPNKVSSYQQSPNPRLNERILSSISRRHVAAHPWHDLEIGPEAPKIFNCVVEIGKGSKVKYELDKRTGLIMVDRILYSSVVYPHNYGFIPRTICEDGDPMDVLVIMQEPVLPGCFLRAKAIGLMPMIDQGEKDDKIIAVCADDPEYRHYNDIKELPPHRLAEIRRFFEDYKKNENKEVAVNDFLPASAAYEAIKHSMTLYAEYVVENLRR, encoded by the exons ATGGCTCCACCAATTGAGACCCCAAACAAGGTTTCCAGCTATCAACAGTCCCCAAACCCTCGTCTTAACGAGAGGATTCTTTCATCCATTTCCAGGAGACACGTTGCTGCACACCCGTGGCACGATCTTGAGATAG GACCCGAAGCTCCAAAGATCTTCAACTGT GTGGTCGAAATAGGGAAAGGAAGCAAGGTGAAATATGAACTTGACAAAAGAACTGGACTTATTATG GTTGATCGTATACTTTACTCATCAGTTGTTTATCCTCACAACTATGGGTTTATTCCACGTACTATTTGTGAGGACGGTGATCCCATGGATGTCTTGGTTATTATGCAG GAGCCAGTTCTTCCGGGTTGCTTTCTTCGGGCCAAAGCTATTGGTCTCATGCCTATGATTGATCAG GGTGAGAAAGATGACAAGATAATTGCTGTCTGTGCTGATGATCCTGAGTATAGGCATTACAATGATATCAAGGAGCTTCCTCCACACCGTTTAGCTGAAATTCGTCGTTTCTTTGAAGATT ACAAGAAGAATGAGAACAAGGAAGTTGCAGTGAACGACTTTCTTCCTGCCTCAGCTGCCTATGAAGCGATCAAGCATTCCAT GACCTTATATGCGGAATACGTTGTGGAGAACTTGAGGCGGTAG